A genomic segment from Janthinobacterium sp. 64 encodes:
- a CDS encoding PAS domain-containing protein codes for MLAWVMPTALVFLLLVAQSYTREREHVVSETAQAARAVAAAVERDLHGAQMAARILAASPALQTDDIGALRTLADSLLQPGLAFIVSDARGRQLINTALPANQAPPPLPQKWAASMERTREYGKPRLTSLLMAPDEVPRLALNLPLPRAQGAAHVLTALYPPDYLPVLLRELHLPAYLGAAIINADGINVARTLAPQRYVGQRSVAPLLEQIRQAPEGVLRHATLEDLDVYTGFRRAPDDSWTVAVTMRTSTVAEALLGSVVTGSVILALLLGAGFALAWRVGGRLARTLQELTLQIDALAQGKPLLSNKHADRESADMASALGALERDLRRHRTQLESLVAERTLALEKSTRLLETVYATAPIGMLFVGLDLRIVMINHYLAALHGASVTQHLGRPVGAMLCDDAVRADVERCVRQVLATGMPIVDMELNGHSGRQREQLSHWIISYHPIFGPEQQLLGVSGLWLDVSERKRSEAEFRHSKHLFGTIIENIPAMVFVKRADKLSFEMVNRHAELTLGRSREQLLGKTDHDFFPPQQAAAFVSADRKLLATGQMVEIEQEAINTADGTTRHFTTRKVVLRDDAGRASHVLGVSIDITERRRATEVLHATTWRLEQNERFIRTVTDNLPGMVSYWGADLRCRFANKFYNEWFGRSSAELAGIHMRELLGQELFDVYAHHVDGVLAGRPQSFERDLLDPTGQVCHTWTNYIPDVDDGGGVRGFFVLASDVSELKRTQLRLHELNEQMVRARDKAEAASIAKSEFVANMSHEIRTPMNAIIGLARLLEESPLERRERSYVGKIQMATQSLLNIVNDVLDFSKIEAGQMLLEQRRFQLERMLGSVSVLLANSAWARGVEPVFVLDPGVPDELIGDALRVEQILLNLVGNAVKFTAHGEVVLSIGMLAEDAASATLAFSVRDTGIGIAAAEQERIFDAFSQGDSGTSRKYGGTGLGLAICRRMVELMGGTLSVTSALGEGSDFRFSCRFDKAAPPPEPPGKSTPKALSLLIIDDNASVRAMLADWCAAQGWHSRSADSGAAGLALLRASASGLDGLPPADLVLLDAAMPGMDGISMLTEARADEHLALPPVLMLVADQDSENLERLADSLMLAGIVSKPATPARLLAAVTAVRDGRNGRSAPSALPVSTPLSGLLEGMRVLLVEDNEINQEVAQYILLHSGARVAMAANGRLAVDMLTSTPHAWDVVLMDLQMPVMNGYDATLAIRALGLPDLPIIAMTANAMHEDRLRAVASGMNAHVAKPIDVDDMIETLTRLVPAPLGADSALQAADAATQTPDLPATVPGIDLAAALQRFGGDYGAFLALLKRFENSQGDAVEETRRLLAAGQTQQAAQLLHRVCGVAANLGATHVASLAAEAEKALKTGPSHATAALLGQLERAMAEVINATRTLPSPLRRGQPPAAAPGSAPLDLHAGLAELLVLIRNNNLKALAHFHALHPALQQSDREAALAMANAIETLNFSEAEKLVLDQLKREENK; via the coding sequence GTGCTCGCCTGGGTCATGCCGACGGCGCTCGTGTTTCTGCTGCTCGTGGCGCAAAGCTACACACGCGAACGCGAGCATGTCGTCAGCGAAACGGCGCAGGCGGCGCGGGCAGTCGCCGCCGCCGTCGAACGCGACCTGCACGGCGCCCAGATGGCCGCGCGCATCCTCGCCGCCTCGCCCGCCCTGCAGACGGACGACATCGGCGCCCTGCGCACTCTGGCCGACAGCCTGTTGCAGCCAGGCCTGGCCTTCATCGTCTCCGACGCCAGGGGACGCCAGTTGATCAATACGGCCCTGCCCGCCAACCAGGCACCGCCCCCCTTGCCGCAAAAATGGGCCGCCAGCATGGAACGCACGCGCGAGTACGGCAAGCCGCGGCTGACCAGCCTGCTCATGGCGCCGGACGAGGTGCCGCGGCTGGCGCTGAACCTGCCCTTGCCGCGTGCCCAGGGGGCTGCCCATGTGCTGACGGCGCTGTACCCGCCCGACTACCTGCCCGTGCTGCTGCGCGAACTGCACCTGCCTGCCTACCTGGGCGCGGCCATCATCAATGCCGACGGCATCAACGTGGCGCGCACCCTGGCGCCACAGCGCTACGTGGGCCAGCGCAGCGTGGCGCCCCTGCTGGAACAGATACGCCAGGCGCCCGAGGGCGTGCTGCGCCATGCCACCCTGGAAGACCTGGACGTCTACACGGGCTTTCGCCGCGCTCCCGACGACAGCTGGACGGTGGCCGTCACCATGCGCACCAGCACGGTGGCCGAGGCGCTGCTGGGCTCGGTAGTCACGGGTTCCGTCATCCTGGCCCTGCTGCTCGGTGCCGGCTTTGCCCTGGCCTGGCGCGTGGGCGGCCGCCTGGCCCGCACCCTGCAAGAACTGACTTTGCAGATCGACGCGCTGGCGCAGGGCAAACCCTTGCTCTCGAACAAGCACGCGGACCGCGAATCGGCCGACATGGCCAGCGCCCTGGGCGCGCTGGAACGCGACCTGCGGCGCCACCGCACGCAGCTTGAAAGCCTGGTGGCCGAACGCACGCTGGCTCTGGAAAAATCCACGCGCCTGCTGGAAACCGTGTACGCGACGGCACCGATCGGCATGCTGTTCGTGGGCCTGGACTTGCGCATCGTCATGATCAACCACTACCTGGCCGCCCTCCACGGCGCCAGCGTGACGCAGCATCTGGGCCGTCCCGTGGGCGCCATGCTGTGCGACGACGCCGTGCGCGCGGACGTGGAGCGCTGCGTGCGCCAGGTGCTGGCGACGGGCATGCCCATCGTCGACATGGAATTGAACGGCCACAGCGGCCGGCAGCGCGAACAGCTGAGTCATTGGATCATCTCGTATCACCCGATTTTCGGTCCGGAACAGCAGTTGCTGGGCGTGTCGGGCCTGTGGCTGGACGTCAGCGAGCGCAAGCGCAGCGAAGCCGAATTTCGCCACTCGAAACATTTGTTCGGCACCATCATCGAAAACATCCCGGCCATGGTCTTCGTCAAGCGCGCCGACAAGCTGAGCTTTGAAATGGTCAACCGCCACGCGGAACTGACCCTGGGACGCTCGCGCGAGCAATTGCTGGGCAAGACCGACCACGATTTCTTCCCGCCGCAGCAGGCGGCCGCCTTCGTCAGCGCCGACCGCAAGCTGCTGGCCACGGGGCAGATGGTGGAAATCGAACAGGAAGCGATCAATACGGCCGACGGCACCACGCGCCACTTCACCACGCGCAAGGTGGTCTTGCGCGACGATGCGGGGCGCGCCAGCCACGTGCTGGGGGTCTCGATCGACATCACGGAACGCAGGCGCGCCACCGAGGTGCTGCACGCCACCACCTGGCGCCTGGAACAGAACGAGCGCTTCATCCGCACCGTCACCGACAACCTGCCCGGCATGGTGTCGTACTGGGGCGCCGATCTGCGTTGCCGCTTCGCAAATAAATTCTATAACGAATGGTTTGGCCGCAGCAGCGCCGAACTGGCCGGCATCCACATGCGCGAATTGCTGGGGCAGGAACTGTTCGACGTGTATGCACACCATGTCGACGGCGTGCTGGCGGGCCGGCCGCAAAGCTTCGAGCGCGACCTGCTCGATCCCACGGGCCAGGTGTGCCACACGTGGACCAACTACATCCCCGATGTCGACGACGGCGGCGGCGTGCGCGGCTTCTTCGTGCTGGCCTCGGACGTCTCTGAACTCAAGCGCACGCAATTGCGCCTGCATGAACTCAACGAGCAAATGGTGCGCGCGCGCGACAAGGCCGAGGCGGCCAGTATCGCGAAGAGCGAATTCGTCGCCAACATGAGCCATGAAATCCGCACGCCGATGAACGCCATCATCGGCCTGGCGCGCCTGCTGGAAGAGTCGCCGCTGGAACGGCGCGAACGCAGCTATGTCGGCAAGATCCAGATGGCCACGCAGTCGCTGCTCAATATCGTCAACGACGTGCTCGATTTCTCCAAGATCGAGGCGGGACAGATGCTGCTGGAACAGCGCCGTTTCCAGCTCGAACGCATGCTGGGCAGCGTCAGCGTGCTGCTGGCCAACAGCGCCTGGGCGCGCGGCGTGGAGCCCGTCTTCGTGCTCGACCCCGGCGTGCCGGACGAACTGATCGGCGACGCCCTGCGCGTGGAGCAGATCCTCCTCAACCTGGTGGGTAACGCCGTCAAATTCACCGCGCATGGCGAAGTGGTGTTGTCCATCGGCATGCTGGCCGAGGATGCGGCCAGCGCCACGCTGGCGTTTTCCGTGCGCGACACGGGCATCGGCATAGCCGCGGCCGAACAGGAACGCATCTTCGACGCGTTTTCCCAGGGCGACAGCGGCACCAGCCGCAAATACGGCGGCACGGGACTGGGCCTGGCCATCTGCCGGCGCATGGTGGAATTGATGGGCGGCACCCTCAGCGTGACAAGCGCGCTGGGCGAAGGTTCCGACTTCCGCTTCAGCTGCCGCTTCGACAAGGCGGCACCACCGCCCGAGCCGCCCGGCAAGAGTACGCCCAAGGCCCTGTCGCTGCTGATCATCGACGACAACGCCAGCGTGCGCGCCATGCTGGCAGACTGGTGCGCGGCGCAAGGCTGGCACAGCCGCAGCGCCGACAGTGGCGCGGCCGGCCTGGCGCTGCTGCGCGCCAGCGCCAGCGGCCTGGACGGCTTGCCGCCGGCCGATCTTGTGCTGCTCGACGCGGCCATGCCCGGCATGGATGGCATTTCCATGCTCACCGAGGCGCGCGCCGACGAACACCTGGCGCTGCCGCCCGTGCTCATGCTGGTGGCCGACCAGGACAGCGAAAACCTCGAACGCCTGGCCGACAGCCTGATGCTGGCCGGCATCGTGTCGAAACCGGCGACCCCGGCGCGCCTGCTGGCGGCCGTCACCGCCGTGCGGGATGGACGCAATGGCCGTAGCGCCCCGTCCGCGCTGCCCGTGTCCACTCCTCTGTCGGGCTTGCTGGAAGGCATGCGCGTGCTGCTGGTGGAAGACAATGAAATCAACCAGGAAGTGGCGCAGTACATCTTGCTGCACTCGGGTGCGCGCGTGGCCATGGCCGCCAACGGCAGGCTGGCCGTCGACATGCTCACCAGCACGCCGCACGCCTGGGACGTGGTGCTGATGGATTTGCAGATGCCCGTCATGAATGGCTATGACGCCACGCTGGCCATCCGCGCGCTGGGCTTGCCGGACTTGCCCATCATCGCCATGACGGCCAATGCCATGCACGAGGACCGCCTGCGCGCGGTTGCCAGCGGCATGAATGCGCACGTGGCCAAGCCCATCGATGTCGACGACATGATCGAGACCCTGACGCGGCTGGTGCCGGCGCCCTTGGGTGCCGATAGCGCCTTGCAAGCAGCCGATGCAGCCACGCAGACGCCGGACCTGCCGGCCACGGTGCCCGGCATCGACCTGGCGGCGGCCCTGCAGCGCTTCGGCGGCGACTACGGCGCCTTCCTGGCCCTGCTCAAGCGGTTTGAGAATTCGCAAGGCGACGCCGTCGAAGAAACACGGCGCCTGCTGGCCGCTGGCCAGACACAGCAGGCGGCGCAGTTGCTGCACCGCGTCTGCGGCGTGGCGGCCAACCTGGGCGCCACGCACGTCGCCAGCCTGGCCGCCGAGGCGGAAAAGGCGCTGAAAACGGGGCCATCGCACGCCACGGCCGCCTTGCTGGGACAGCTGGAACGGGCGATGGCCGAAGTCATCAACGCGACGCGCACCCTGCCCTCGCCCCTGCGGCGCGGCCAGCCGCCAGCTGCCGCGCCCGGCAGCGCACCGCTCGACCTGCACGCCGGCCTGGCCGAACTGCTTGTATTGATCCGCAACAATAACCTGAAGGCGCTGGCGCACTTCCACGCCCTGCACCCCGCCCTGCAACAGTCAGACCGGGAAGCGGCCCTGGCGATGGCAAACGCGATCGAGACCCTGAATTTTTCCGAAGCGGAAAAACTCGTGCTCGATCAGCTGAAACGAGAGGAAAACAAGTGA